From the genome of Williamwhitmania sp., one region includes:
- a CDS encoding tetratricopeptide repeat protein: MLRFTTIRSVLVAFFLFCYGIAVCQPAHLINGRGGSKLDSLFVERSLTVIDSLQHIGLQQESLVLADSVLTVAKKFNDTRQVSEVLHYMSVASSNLGNFNTALQHGFESLQLREEMGDSLGISNSLSNIGRIYYDKANYPKAYEHLMRSYKIAHNLKDTLSMLAAIYNLGLVVNQKGEAKQALEYYSEASEYAHALKNNLYIAYINNSLGNFYLSKAMYENALAHYFDALNYFLTVKDQRGTSMLYNNIGMLYGKFKEYGKAFKHLQMALQIKERLKDKSSMASIYQSMAQLFYDKGDLDKAVEWGERSVRLSDSLGALRQEERASTTLAESFEKLGNLKQSIGFYKKSNALHDSIFSQENNQKMAESEMIWKMEMRQYEAKTEQEKVSAVNREHSQSQIFVRNLLVLFILVLILSITFIIFFYRKKMKASQLLHYQYSEIEKQSEEIAAQRDEIESQRNSLANLAWELQQKHEETTSHRDELQIQRDVLTLQKKEITDSILYAKRIQSAALPSLETVNQLFPNSFIFNHPKSIVGGDFYWVARVGKFRILAVADCTGHGVPGGFMSMLGIALLNEIVKREEVKTASEVLDELRDYLISSLQPSGDMTDPSDGMDMVLAVFDDDMKTMQYAAANQAFYLIRKDDTGIPHLMEFWPDRMPIGNYQIMRPFTNNVVELMEGDLLYFFSDGFPDQFGGSAGKKLCPTRFKQMLLSFYDRPIADQGQLLGDSLERWMNDQIQVDDVLVVGLKI, encoded by the coding sequence ATGCTGAGATTCACTACCATACGAAGCGTTCTCGTAGCCTTTTTTTTATTTTGCTACGGCATAGCTGTATGCCAACCTGCCCATCTAATTAATGGTAGAGGTGGTTCTAAGCTTGACTCCCTATTTGTTGAGCGGTCCTTAACGGTTATAGATTCCCTTCAGCACATTGGTTTGCAGCAGGAGTCGCTCGTATTAGCCGATAGCGTCTTGACCGTGGCAAAAAAGTTCAATGATACGAGGCAGGTTTCTGAAGTGTTGCACTACATGTCTGTTGCATCCTCTAATCTTGGCAACTTTAATACCGCCTTGCAGCATGGGTTTGAATCGTTGCAGCTACGAGAGGAGATGGGTGATTCGCTGGGAATTTCAAATTCGCTGAGCAATATTGGTCGAATCTACTATGACAAGGCTAACTATCCTAAGGCATACGAGCATCTTATGCGCAGCTATAAAATTGCCCATAACCTGAAGGATACCCTTTCCATGTTGGCAGCCATATACAATTTAGGGCTAGTGGTTAACCAGAAAGGTGAAGCTAAGCAGGCCCTAGAATACTATAGTGAAGCAAGCGAATATGCCCATGCATTGAAAAACAACCTCTACATTGCCTATATCAACAACAGTTTAGGTAACTTCTACTTAAGCAAGGCGATGTATGAAAATGCGCTTGCCCATTATTTTGATGCACTGAATTACTTCCTCACCGTGAAGGATCAGCGGGGAACCTCCATGCTCTACAACAACATCGGCATGCTCTATGGAAAGTTTAAAGAGTATGGAAAAGCCTTTAAGCATTTGCAGATGGCTCTGCAAATAAAGGAGCGGTTGAAGGACAAGAGCAGCATGGCGTCAATTTATCAGAGCATGGCCCAACTCTTCTATGATAAGGGAGATTTAGATAAGGCTGTGGAGTGGGGCGAGAGATCGGTAAGGTTGAGTGATAGCCTTGGTGCTTTGAGGCAGGAGGAACGGGCCTCCACAACCCTTGCTGAGTCGTTTGAAAAGTTGGGCAATCTGAAGCAATCGATAGGCTTCTACAAGAAATCTAACGCTTTACACGATAGCATATTTAGCCAGGAGAACAATCAAAAGATGGCCGAATCGGAAATGATTTGGAAAATGGAGATGCGGCAGTACGAAGCTAAAACGGAACAGGAGAAGGTTTCAGCGGTGAACAGGGAGCATAGCCAAAGTCAAATTTTTGTTCGAAACTTGCTGGTTTTATTCATTTTGGTACTAATACTCTCCATTACTTTCATTATTTTCTTTTATAGAAAAAAAATGAAAGCTTCTCAGCTACTCCATTATCAGTATTCGGAAATTGAGAAGCAGAGCGAGGAGATAGCTGCACAACGTGATGAAATAGAGAGTCAGAGGAATTCACTAGCCAACCTTGCTTGGGAACTCCAGCAGAAGCATGAGGAAACGACTAGCCATCGTGATGAGCTGCAAATTCAGCGGGATGTGCTTACCTTGCAAAAGAAGGAGATAACAGACTCTATCCTGTACGCTAAGCGAATACAATCCGCTGCATTGCCCTCCTTGGAAACCGTGAACCAACTTTTCCCCAACTCATTTATATTCAATCATCCTAAGAGCATTGTTGGGGGCGATTTTTACTGGGTGGCACGTGTTGGAAAGTTTAGAATACTTGCCGTTGCAGATTGTACCGGGCATGGTGTGCCTGGTGGTTTTATGAGCATGCTCGGAATTGCGCTGCTGAATGAAATAGTGAAGCGTGAGGAGGTTAAAACTGCCAGCGAGGTGCTCGATGAGTTGCGCGACTACCTAATTTCATCGCTGCAACCATCTGGAGATATGACCGATCCTTCTGATGGAATGGATATGGTTCTGGCTGTCTTTGATGATGATATGAAAACCATGCAGTATGCCGCCGCAAACCAGGCGTTCTACCTCATTCGCAAGGATGATACCGGTATTCCTCATCTAATGGAGTTTTGGCCCGATAGAATGCCAATTGGCAACTATCAAATAATGAGGCCTTTTACCAATAATGTTGTGGAGTTGATGGAGGGTGACTTGCTATACTTCTTCTCCGATGGATTTCCCGACCAGTTTGGTGGTTCGGCTGGAAAAAAGCTTTGCCCAACTAGATTTAAGCAAATGTTGCTTTCGTTTTACGACAGGCCAATAGCTGATCAGGGACAGTTGCTTGGTGATTCTTTAGAACGGTGGATGAACGACCAAATTCAGGTGGACGACGTGCTGGTTGTTGGTCTTAAAATCTGA
- a CDS encoding co-chaperone GroES family protein — MVDVSDLDKLIVVGDRVLVKPKTPQDRTRSGLFLPPGVEEKQKVQSGYVVKVGPGYPIPTLNEADESWKKHDGASYFPLQAKPGDLAVFIQENTYEVEFKSEKYLIVPQNAILLLLRDEGLFE; from the coding sequence ATGGTAGACGTTTCGGATTTAGATAAGCTTATCGTTGTTGGCGATAGAGTGTTGGTGAAGCCTAAGACCCCTCAGGATAGAACTAGGAGTGGTTTGTTTTTACCCCCAGGAGTCGAGGAGAAGCAGAAGGTTCAGAGCGGTTATGTGGTTAAAGTTGGACCAGGTTACCCCATACCAACGCTGAATGAGGCCGATGAATCTTGGAAAAAGCACGATGGTGCCTCTTACTTTCCGCTGCAAGCAAAGCCTGGCGATTTAGCCGTTTTTATACAGGAAAATACCTACGAGGTGGAGTTTAAGAGTGAAAAGTACCTAATAGTTCCTCAAAACGCCATTTTGCTGCTGTTGCGTGACGAGGGGCTTTTTGAGTAA
- the bcp gene encoding thioredoxin-dependent thiol peroxidase produces MSMLKPGDKAPEFSGKDQNGAPISLLDYKGKKLILYFYPKDNTPGCTAEACSLRDGYEELTKLGFDVVGVSADSEKSHQEFIGKFNLPFRLISDTSQEIIKAYGAWGEKKMYGKSYEGILRTTFVVGADGRIEKVFDKVKTADHVSQILSEMA; encoded by the coding sequence ATGAGTATGTTGAAACCGGGTGACAAAGCGCCTGAATTTTCGGGAAAAGACCAGAATGGAGCACCCATATCGCTTTTGGACTATAAGGGGAAAAAGTTAATTCTATACTTCTACCCAAAGGATAACACTCCCGGATGCACCGCCGAGGCATGCAGCCTGCGCGACGGCTACGAGGAGCTCACCAAGCTGGGCTTCGACGTGGTGGGCGTAAGTGCCGACAGCGAGAAAAGCCACCAAGAATTCATTGGCAAGTTCAACCTTCCCTTTCGTCTAATTTCTGATACCAGCCAAGAGATTATTAAGGCCTATGGAGCCTGGGGTGAAAAAAAAATGTACGGAAAATCCTATGAAGGAATATTAAGAACTACCTTTGTAGTGGGAGCAGATGGACGCATCGAAAAGGTGTTCGACAAGGTGAAAACCGCCGACCACGTAAGCCAAATATTATCGGAAATGGCCTAA
- the recA gene encoding recombinase RecA: MEPEKLEKQEKVEKPKKENGINAEKLKALQATLDKIEKDFGKGTIMRMGDKPFADVPTISAGSIALDIALGIGGYPRGRIVEIYGPESSGKTTLAIHAIAEAQKAGGIAAIIDAEHAFDRTYAEKLGVNLDNLFISQPDNGEQALEITDHLIRSGAIDIIVIDSVAALTPKAEIEGEMGESKMGLQARLMSQALRKLTANINKTNTCCIFINQLREKIGVMFGNPETTTGGNALKFYASVRVDIRRIGQLKDGEDSTGNRVRVKIIKNKMAPPFKKAEFDIMYGEGISKIGEIIDLGVELNIIKKSGSWFSYGETRLGQGRDAVKALLQDNPELSNELEVKIREALKVVA; encoded by the coding sequence ATGGAACCGGAAAAACTAGAAAAACAGGAGAAGGTAGAGAAGCCAAAAAAGGAGAACGGCATAAATGCCGAAAAGCTGAAAGCGCTGCAGGCCACCCTCGACAAGATTGAGAAGGATTTTGGGAAAGGCACCATTATGCGGATGGGCGACAAGCCCTTTGCCGATGTGCCTACCATTTCGGCGGGTTCCATTGCACTGGACATTGCGCTAGGAATTGGTGGCTATCCACGTGGCCGTATTGTGGAAATTTATGGTCCTGAATCGTCGGGTAAAACTACGCTGGCCATCCACGCCATTGCCGAGGCTCAGAAGGCAGGAGGAATTGCGGCCATTATCGACGCCGAGCACGCCTTCGACCGCACCTATGCCGAGAAGCTTGGCGTTAACCTCGACAACCTCTTTATCTCTCAGCCAGACAATGGCGAGCAGGCGCTGGAGATTACCGACCACCTCATCCGTTCAGGTGCAATCGACATTATTGTGATTGACTCCGTGGCCGCACTTACCCCAAAAGCCGAAATTGAGGGCGAAATGGGTGAGTCCAAAATGGGACTACAGGCAAGGTTGATGTCGCAGGCGCTGCGTAAGCTCACCGCCAACATCAACAAGACCAACACCTGCTGCATCTTTATCAATCAGCTGCGCGAAAAGATTGGGGTAATGTTTGGCAACCCCGAAACCACCACCGGTGGTAACGCACTAAAGTTTTACGCTTCCGTGCGTGTGGATATTCGCCGTATTGGCCAGCTCAAGGACGGTGAGGACAGCACGGGTAACCGCGTAAGGGTTAAAATTATAAAGAACAAGATGGCTCCGCCGTTTAAAAAGGCAGAGTTCGATATAATGTACGGCGAGGGCATCTCCAAGATTGGTGAGATTATCGACCTCGGCGTGGAGCTCAACATTATTAAGAAGAGCGGTTCGTGGTTTAGCTACGGTGAAACTCGCCTTGGTCAGGGGCGCGATGCAGTTAAAGCCCTCCTTCAGGATAACCCCGAGCTCAGCAACGAGCTGGAGGTCAAAATACGTGAGGCACTCAAGGTGGTTGCCTAA